A genomic window from Arthrobacter globiformis includes:
- a CDS encoding GGDEF domain-containing protein — MSAFAAGSTIYVSSLAGASSLPFPSPADIGYLLFYPLVLGGLFVYLLALRQRLARSVLLDAVVGSFGAASVLVVLLSPLLSAAGGFPSFATSVAVAYPLLDLVVLAVTAGMAAVPGLATGRSGVTLMLGLMVFAAADVAYAFRLENDTYYLGTPLDAGWTAGMCLIAAWADDFTRQGAAAEGTSEGAWTPAVPMVATAAGLGVLIVGTGTPVPELAVGLAAATLVSAGIRTQMAFRQLVTLAEVRRQSRTDELTGLPNRRALYADAPGVLEAQQGAPCAFLLLDADRFKEINDSLGHDVGDRLLIQISKRLRRCLGPDDLIARLGGDEFAIILRDAGEHEALQLADRLRAALSEPLTLRGIALQVGVSVGIALFPEQGTDLKTLLRKADTAMYRAKNSRSGRHVYASEDQSPGEERLRMLQELRTALA, encoded by the coding sequence TTGAGTGCGTTTGCGGCGGGGAGCACTATCTACGTCTCCTCGCTGGCAGGGGCCAGCTCGCTGCCCTTCCCGTCGCCGGCGGATATCGGCTACCTGCTGTTCTATCCGCTGGTTCTCGGCGGCTTGTTCGTCTATCTGCTCGCGCTGCGCCAGCGGCTGGCGCGTTCGGTGCTGCTGGACGCCGTCGTCGGGTCATTCGGTGCCGCCTCCGTCCTGGTGGTTCTGCTCAGCCCGCTGCTGTCGGCTGCCGGCGGGTTCCCCTCGTTCGCCACGTCCGTTGCGGTCGCCTACCCCCTTCTGGATCTCGTGGTCCTGGCCGTGACCGCCGGAATGGCTGCCGTGCCGGGTCTCGCCACCGGCCGCAGCGGGGTAACCCTGATGCTGGGGCTTATGGTGTTCGCCGCGGCCGATGTTGCCTACGCCTTCAGGCTGGAGAACGACACCTACTATCTGGGCACACCCCTGGATGCCGGCTGGACAGCAGGCATGTGCCTCATCGCCGCCTGGGCGGATGACTTTACCCGGCAGGGGGCAGCAGCCGAGGGCACCAGCGAAGGGGCTTGGACGCCGGCGGTTCCGATGGTTGCCACCGCCGCCGGCCTGGGCGTCCTGATCGTGGGCACCGGAACCCCGGTGCCGGAACTCGCCGTCGGACTGGCCGCAGCCACACTGGTGTCAGCCGGCATCCGCACCCAGATGGCCTTCCGTCAGTTGGTCACTCTCGCCGAGGTGCGCCGGCAGTCGAGGACCGATGAACTGACGGGGCTGCCGAACCGGCGGGCGCTCTATGCCGACGCCCCGGGGGTGCTCGAGGCGCAGCAGGGTGCACCGTGCGCCTTCCTGCTCCTGGACGCGGACAGGTTCAAGGAAATCAACGACAGCCTGGGCCATGACGTGGGGGACCGGCTGCTGATCCAGATCAGTAAACGGCTTCGCCGGTGCCTGGGGCCCGATGACCTGATAGCCCGGCTGGGCGGGGACGAGTTCGCCATTATCCTTCGCGATGCCGGCGAGCACGAGGCACTCCAGCTCGCTGACCGGCTGCGGGCCGCCTTGAGTGAGCCCCTTACCCTGAGGGGCATTGCCCTTCAGGTCGGTGTCAGTGTCGGCATCGCCCTGTTCCCGGAGCAGGGGACGGACCTGAAGACGCTGCTCCGCAAGGCCGACACGGCAATGTACCGCGCCAAAAACTCGCGCAGCGGCCGGCACGTGTACGCCAGTGAGGACCAAAGCCCCGGGGAGGAGCGGCTGAGGATGCTCCAGGAACTTCGCACAGCCCTGGCCTAG
- a CDS encoding Gfo/Idh/MocA family protein — protein MGNGTAEPIRTAVVGFGISGKVFHTPLIAADPDYSLDVIVTADPERAAEAARRYPQARIVPTPEAMFARAGELDLVILGTPPHTHFDLAATAIAHGLHVVVDKPFVPTSAQGAELIALASDGGVQLTVFQNRRWDADFLTLQKLLRQQALGEIRTFESRFEWWRPEGFGNWRDSVSLAQGGGILHDLGAHLIDQAVQLFGPVEKSYGETANRGPDPEAADTEAFVSLLHGSGVRSRLWMNGMAAQVGPRFHVLGSESGYTKWGLDGQEPVLAAGMAPTDPVYGVDPQESWGLLGVDGAAIPVPAERGAYPQFYVQLAAALRGEGPLPVDPAEPLGVLKIIEGIHALA, from the coding sequence ATGGGCAACGGAACAGCGGAACCCATCCGGACCGCCGTCGTCGGCTTTGGAATCTCCGGCAAGGTCTTCCACACGCCGCTGATCGCGGCGGATCCGGACTACTCGCTGGACGTGATCGTGACGGCAGACCCGGAGCGGGCCGCCGAGGCGGCCAGGCGCTACCCACAGGCACGCATCGTTCCCACGCCCGAGGCGATGTTCGCCCGGGCCGGCGAGCTGGACCTTGTCATCCTGGGCACCCCGCCGCACACGCACTTCGACCTCGCGGCCACCGCCATCGCCCACGGCCTCCACGTGGTGGTGGACAAGCCCTTCGTGCCAACCTCCGCGCAGGGGGCGGAGCTGATCGCCCTGGCGTCCGACGGCGGGGTGCAGCTCACGGTGTTCCAGAACCGCCGGTGGGACGCCGACTTCCTGACCCTGCAGAAGCTGCTCCGGCAGCAGGCCCTGGGTGAAATCCGAACTTTCGAGTCGCGCTTCGAATGGTGGCGGCCCGAGGGCTTCGGGAACTGGCGCGACAGCGTCTCCCTTGCCCAGGGCGGCGGGATCCTCCACGACCTCGGCGCGCACCTGATCGACCAGGCCGTCCAGCTGTTCGGACCGGTCGAAAAGAGCTACGGCGAGACGGCCAACCGGGGACCGGATCCGGAGGCGGCAGACACTGAGGCGTTCGTCTCCCTGCTTCATGGGTCCGGAGTCCGCAGCAGGCTATGGATGAACGGCATGGCAGCCCAGGTGGGTCCGCGCTTCCACGTCCTGGGCTCCGAATCCGGCTACACCAAGTGGGGCCTGGACGGCCAGGAGCCTGTGCTCGCGGCCGGGATGGCGCCTACAGATCCCGTCTATGGCGTCGATCCCCAGGAGTCTTGGGGGCTTCTGGGGGTGGATGGAGCCGCCATCCCGGTTCCCGCAGAGCGCGGCGCCTACCCCCAGTTTTATGTGCAGCTGGCCGCCGCCCTGCGCGGGGAGGGCCCGCTGCCCGTCGACCCGGCGGAGCCGCTCGGAGTCCTCAAGATCATCGAAGGCATCCACGCGCTGGCCTGA
- a CDS encoding amino acid ABC transporter permease: MDWLNIIGRTFFDFEAMLEVLPQLLGVGLLNTLIISVAATILGVVLGMVVAVMGISRSRWLRIPARIYTDLFRGLPAILTILLIGQGFARFSQSVFGPSPYPLGIIALSLIASAYIGEIFRAGILSVDKGQGEACRALGMSYAKSMALVVVPQGVRRVLPALVNQFIAIVKDSSLVYFLGLLVSERELFRVGQDAAVLSGNLSPLVMAGIFYLVITVPLTHLVNYFDNRFRTGRRRPTPPTSGLKEVTELDAASPLITGSNT; the protein is encoded by the coding sequence ATGGACTGGCTCAACATCATCGGCCGCACCTTCTTCGACTTCGAAGCAATGCTTGAGGTGCTGCCCCAACTTCTCGGGGTTGGCCTTCTCAACACACTGATCATCTCCGTCGCCGCCACCATCCTTGGCGTGGTGCTGGGCATGGTGGTGGCGGTCATGGGCATCTCGCGGTCCCGCTGGCTGCGCATCCCGGCCCGGATCTACACAGACCTCTTCCGCGGCCTGCCGGCCATCCTCACCATCCTGCTGATCGGCCAGGGCTTCGCGCGCTTCAGCCAATCGGTCTTCGGGCCCTCGCCGTACCCGCTGGGAATTATCGCGCTGAGCCTCATCGCCAGCGCCTACATCGGCGAAATCTTCCGCGCCGGCATCCTCAGCGTGGACAAGGGGCAGGGCGAAGCGTGCCGCGCCCTGGGCATGAGCTACGCCAAATCCATGGCCCTGGTGGTGGTCCCGCAGGGCGTCCGCCGCGTCCTGCCGGCCCTGGTGAACCAGTTCATTGCCATCGTCAAGGACTCCTCGCTGGTCTACTTCCTGGGCCTGCTGGTCAGCGAACGCGAGCTCTTCCGGGTGGGACAGGACGCCGCGGTGCTGTCCGGAAACCTCTCGCCCCTGGTCATGGCCGGCATCTTCTACCTGGTGATCACGGTGCCCCTGACCCACCTGGTCAACTACTTCGACAACAGGTTCCGCACCGGCCGCCGCCGGCCCACCCCGCCCACGAGCGGCCTGAAGGAAGTCACGGAACTCGACGCGGCCTCGCCACTCATCACCGGGAGCAACACATGA
- a CDS encoding amino acid ABC transporter ATP-binding protein, translating to MNLTSASKTTPNKMPAHKAEDIETFHGSSLELKNLTMAYGDIEVLRNVSLTVAPGTTTCIIGPSGSGKSTLLRGVNRLHEPKSGDVLLAGESALQVKPDTLRRRIGMVFQHFNLFPDHTALENVALALWSVKGMSKAEATERARRRLAEVGLAERADHRPRDLSGGQQQRVAIARALAMEPEVMLFDEATSALDPELVKGVLNLMAGLGRRGMTMLVVTHEMGFARKVADQVVFMDEGEVVEAGTPAELFDNPRSERLQRFLSEVL from the coding sequence ATGAACCTCACAAGCGCCAGCAAGACGACCCCAAATAAAATGCCCGCACACAAAGCCGAGGACATCGAAACGTTCCACGGCTCCAGCCTGGAGCTGAAGAACCTGACCATGGCCTACGGGGACATCGAGGTCCTCCGGAACGTCAGCCTCACGGTGGCCCCGGGCACCACCACCTGCATCATCGGGCCCTCGGGCTCGGGCAAGTCCACGCTGCTGCGGGGCGTCAACCGGCTGCATGAACCCAAGAGCGGCGACGTGCTGCTGGCCGGTGAGAGCGCCCTGCAGGTTAAGCCGGATACCCTGCGCCGCCGCATCGGCATGGTGTTCCAGCACTTCAACCTCTTCCCGGACCACACCGCACTTGAAAACGTGGCACTGGCCCTCTGGAGCGTCAAGGGCATGTCCAAGGCCGAGGCCACGGAACGGGCCCGCCGCCGGCTGGCCGAAGTGGGCCTGGCCGAACGGGCCGACCACCGCCCCAGAGACCTCTCCGGCGGCCAGCAGCAGCGCGTGGCGATCGCCCGCGCGCTGGCCATGGAACCGGAGGTGATGCTGTTCGACGAAGCGACCAGCGCCCTGGACCCGGAACTGGTCAAAGGCGTCCTGAACCTGATGGCAGGGCTCGGCCGGCGCGGCATGACCATGCTGGTGGTCACGCACGAGATGGGTTTCGCCCGCAAAGTCGCGGACCAGGTTGTCTTCATGGACGAGGGCGAAGTGGTGGAGGCCGGGACCCCGGCCGAACTGTTCGACAACCCGCGCAGCGAACGGCTGCAGCGCTTCCTTTCCGAGGTGCTGTGA
- a CDS encoding NAD(P)/FAD-dependent oxidoreductase yields the protein MSSTATKHVAIIGGGILGVSTAVHLLREGASVTLLTERGLASEATGRSLSWLNSAGERSTPYHQLRLAGVDRYRTLFAADPGREWLQFGGGLMWNAEGQREATEARHAFEKSIGYDSKLLEPEHIVAATPGIDAGAVPEIAIYNPGEGWVSLPDLVDFLMEEFHERGGRLVLKAGKSSVVVDGGRAVGVETAAGETYDADAVLVACGAATPAVVAPLGVDIPNGSPVSMLVLTKPVEHDVKAVMNTPRAAVRPNPGSTFALDHDWYEEHITEHADGSFSIPEDVVQELADEASKLIAGNPELKPASWKIGYKPIPGDGEPVLGELGQVPGCFVAFTHSGATLGLVVGELLAGEILTGDRHPMLTTFRPGRFS from the coding sequence ATGTCCTCCACCGCCACCAAGCACGTCGCCATCATCGGCGGCGGCATCCTGGGCGTTTCCACCGCTGTCCACCTGCTCCGCGAAGGCGCATCCGTGACGCTGCTGACCGAACGGGGCCTGGCCAGCGAAGCCACCGGACGTTCGCTCTCCTGGCTCAATTCCGCAGGTGAACGCTCCACGCCCTACCACCAGCTCCGGCTCGCCGGCGTGGACCGGTACCGCACGCTCTTCGCCGCCGATCCCGGCCGGGAGTGGCTGCAGTTCGGCGGTGGGCTGATGTGGAACGCCGAAGGGCAGCGGGAAGCCACCGAGGCCCGCCACGCCTTCGAGAAGTCCATCGGCTACGACTCCAAGCTGCTGGAACCGGAGCACATTGTCGCGGCCACGCCCGGCATCGATGCGGGGGCCGTTCCGGAAATCGCCATCTACAACCCCGGCGAGGGCTGGGTCAGCCTGCCGGACCTGGTGGACTTCCTGATGGAGGAGTTCCACGAGCGCGGCGGCCGGCTGGTACTGAAAGCCGGCAAGTCCTCCGTGGTGGTCGACGGCGGCCGGGCGGTGGGCGTCGAGACGGCGGCGGGGGAGACGTACGACGCCGACGCGGTGCTGGTGGCGTGCGGGGCGGCGACGCCTGCCGTCGTCGCTCCGTTGGGCGTGGACATCCCCAACGGTTCCCCGGTGTCCATGCTGGTGCTGACCAAGCCGGTGGAGCACGACGTCAAGGCCGTGATGAACACGCCGCGGGCCGCCGTGCGCCCCAACCCTGGAAGCACGTTCGCCTTGGACCACGACTGGTACGAGGAACACATCACGGAGCATGCGGACGGTTCGTTCAGCATCCCCGAGGACGTGGTGCAGGAACTCGCAGACGAAGCCAGCAAGCTCATTGCCGGCAACCCTGAGCTCAAGCCCGCCAGCTGGAAGATCGGCTACAAGCCGATCCCTGGCGACGGTGAGCCGGTGCTGGGCGAGCTGGGCCAAGTGCCCGGCTGCTTCGTGGCCTTCACCCACTCCGGTGCCACGCTCGGGCTGGTGGTCGGCGAACTCCTCGCCGGCGAGATCCTCACGGGAGACAGGCACCCCATGCTGACCACGTTCCGGCCGGGCCGGTTCTCCTGA